Proteins found in one Muntiacus reevesi chromosome 2, mMunRee1.1, whole genome shotgun sequence genomic segment:
- the PDPK1 gene encoding 3-phosphoinositide-dependent protein kinase 1 isoform X2 — MARTTSQVYDTVPIQSSVVLCSCPSPSMVRTQTESSTAPGVPSGGSRQGPAMDSTAAQPRASASALQHAAQPPQPRKKRPEDFKFGKILGEGSFSTVVLARELATSREYAIKILEKRHIIKENKVPYVTRERDVMSRLDHPFFVKLYFTFQDDEKLYFGLSYAKNGELLKYIRKIGSFDETCTRFYTAEMVSALEYLHGKGVIHRDLKPENILLNEDMHIQITDFGTAKVLSPESKQARANSFVGTAQYVSPELLTEKSACKSSDLWALGCIIYQLVAGLPPFRAGNEYLIFQKIIKLEYDFPEKFFPKARDLVEKLLVLDATKRLGCEEMEGYGPLKAHPFFESITWEDLHQQTPPKLTAYLPAMSEDDEDCYGNYDNLLSQFGCMQVSASSSSHSLSAVDAGLPQRAGSNIEQYIHDLDTNSFELDLQFSEDEKRLLLEKQASGNPWHQFVENNLILKMGPVDKRKGLFARRRQLLLTEGPHLYYVDPVNKVLKGEIPWSQELRPEAKNFKTFFVHTPNRTYYLMDPSGNAHKWCRKIQEVWRHRYQSHPDAAVQ, encoded by the exons TATGACACGGTTCCCATTCAGTCCAGCGTGGTGTTATGCTCCTGCCCATCCCCATCAATGGTGAGGACCCAGACTGAGTCCAGCACGGCCCCCGGCGTTCCCAGCGGGGGGAGCAGGCAGGGCCCCGCCATGGACAGCACCGCGGCCCAGCCCCGGGCGAGTGCCAGCGCTCTGCAGCACGCCGCGCAGCCCCCGCAGCCCCGGAAGAAACGGCCCGAGGACTTCAAGTTTGGGAAGATTCTCGGCGAAGGCTCGTTTTCAACA GTTGTCCTGGCCCGAGAACTGGCAACCTCAAGGGAATATGCTA TTAAAATTCTAGAGAAACGCCACATTATCAAAGAGAACAAAGTCCCGTATGTAACCAGAGAGCGAGACGTGATGTCGCGGCTGGATCATCCCTTCTTTGTTAAACTTTACTTCACGTTTCAGGATGATGAAAAGCTGT ATTTTGGCCTTAGTTATGCCAAAAATGGAGAACTACTTAAATACATTCGGAAAATCGGTTCGTTCGATGAGACGTGCACCCGATTTTACACGGCCGAGATGGTGTCTGCCCTGGAGTACTTGCACGGCAAGGGTGTCATTCACAG GGACCTGAaaccagaaaatattttgttaaatgaagACATGCACATCCAGATCACAGATTTTGGAACAGCGAAAGTATTATCCCCAGAGAGTAAACAAG CCAGGGCCAACTCGTTTGTGGGAACAGCCCAGTATGTCTCTCCAGAGCTGCTCACAGAGAAATCGGCCTGTAAGAG TTCAGACCTTTGGGCACTGGGATGCATCATATACCAGCTTGTGGCAGGACTGCCTCCGTTCCGAGCCGG AAATGAGTATCTTATATTTCAGAAGATCATTAAGTTGGAGTATGACTTCCCTGAAAAATTCTTTCCTAAGGCAAGAGATCTTGTGGAAAAACTTCTG GTTTTAGATGCCACAAAACGATTAGGCTGTGAAGAAATGGAGGGGTATGGCCCTCTGAAAGCCCACCCGTTCTTTGAGTCCATCACGTGGGAGGACTTGCATCAGCAGACACCCCCGAAGCTCACGGCTTACTTGCCGGCCATGTCGGAGGATGACGAGGACTGCTATGGCAAC TACGACAATCTTCTGAGCCAGTTCGGCTGCATGCAGGTGTCTGCGTCGTCCTCCTCGCACTCCCTGTCGGCCGTGGATGCGGGGCTGCCCCAGCGGGCGGGCAGCAATATCGAGCAGTATATCCACGACCTGGACACGAACTCCTTTGAACTGGATTTGCAGTTTTCTGAAGACGAGAAGAGGTTGTTGTTGGAGAAGCAGGCCAGCGGAAACCCTTG gcACCAGTttgtagaaaataatttaatactAAAAATGGGTCCAGTAGACAAGCGGAAG GGTTTATTTGCACGGCGACGACAGTTGCTGCTCACGGAAGGGCCACACTTGTATTATGTGGATCCTGTCAACAAAGTCTTGAAAGGTGAAATTCCATGGTCACAAGAACTCCGACCAGAGGCCAAGAATTTTAAAACCTTCTTTGTGCACACG CCGAACAGGACGTATTACCTGATGGACCCCAGCGGGAACGCGCACAAGTGGTGCCGAAAGATCCAGGAGGTGTGGCGGCACAGGTACCAGAGCCACCCGGACGCCGCCGTGCAGTGA
- the PDPK1 gene encoding 3-phosphoinositide-dependent protein kinase 1 isoform X1 encodes MQALRVQAARCLGVSCWAPVHGHAYDTVPIQSSVVLCSCPSPSMVRTQTESSTAPGVPSGGSRQGPAMDSTAAQPRASASALQHAAQPPQPRKKRPEDFKFGKILGEGSFSTVVLARELATSREYAIKILEKRHIIKENKVPYVTRERDVMSRLDHPFFVKLYFTFQDDEKLYFGLSYAKNGELLKYIRKIGSFDETCTRFYTAEMVSALEYLHGKGVIHRDLKPENILLNEDMHIQITDFGTAKVLSPESKQARANSFVGTAQYVSPELLTEKSACKSSDLWALGCIIYQLVAGLPPFRAGNEYLIFQKIIKLEYDFPEKFFPKARDLVEKLLVLDATKRLGCEEMEGYGPLKAHPFFESITWEDLHQQTPPKLTAYLPAMSEDDEDCYGNYDNLLSQFGCMQVSASSSSHSLSAVDAGLPQRAGSNIEQYIHDLDTNSFELDLQFSEDEKRLLLEKQASGNPWHQFVENNLILKMGPVDKRKGLFARRRQLLLTEGPHLYYVDPVNKVLKGEIPWSQELRPEAKNFKTFFVHTPNRTYYLMDPSGNAHKWCRKIQEVWRHRYQSHPDAAVQ; translated from the exons TATGACACGGTTCCCATTCAGTCCAGCGTGGTGTTATGCTCCTGCCCATCCCCATCAATGGTGAGGACCCAGACTGAGTCCAGCACGGCCCCCGGCGTTCCCAGCGGGGGGAGCAGGCAGGGCCCCGCCATGGACAGCACCGCGGCCCAGCCCCGGGCGAGTGCCAGCGCTCTGCAGCACGCCGCGCAGCCCCCGCAGCCCCGGAAGAAACGGCCCGAGGACTTCAAGTTTGGGAAGATTCTCGGCGAAGGCTCGTTTTCAACA GTTGTCCTGGCCCGAGAACTGGCAACCTCAAGGGAATATGCTA TTAAAATTCTAGAGAAACGCCACATTATCAAAGAGAACAAAGTCCCGTATGTAACCAGAGAGCGAGACGTGATGTCGCGGCTGGATCATCCCTTCTTTGTTAAACTTTACTTCACGTTTCAGGATGATGAAAAGCTGT ATTTTGGCCTTAGTTATGCCAAAAATGGAGAACTACTTAAATACATTCGGAAAATCGGTTCGTTCGATGAGACGTGCACCCGATTTTACACGGCCGAGATGGTGTCTGCCCTGGAGTACTTGCACGGCAAGGGTGTCATTCACAG GGACCTGAaaccagaaaatattttgttaaatgaagACATGCACATCCAGATCACAGATTTTGGAACAGCGAAAGTATTATCCCCAGAGAGTAAACAAG CCAGGGCCAACTCGTTTGTGGGAACAGCCCAGTATGTCTCTCCAGAGCTGCTCACAGAGAAATCGGCCTGTAAGAG TTCAGACCTTTGGGCACTGGGATGCATCATATACCAGCTTGTGGCAGGACTGCCTCCGTTCCGAGCCGG AAATGAGTATCTTATATTTCAGAAGATCATTAAGTTGGAGTATGACTTCCCTGAAAAATTCTTTCCTAAGGCAAGAGATCTTGTGGAAAAACTTCTG GTTTTAGATGCCACAAAACGATTAGGCTGTGAAGAAATGGAGGGGTATGGCCCTCTGAAAGCCCACCCGTTCTTTGAGTCCATCACGTGGGAGGACTTGCATCAGCAGACACCCCCGAAGCTCACGGCTTACTTGCCGGCCATGTCGGAGGATGACGAGGACTGCTATGGCAAC TACGACAATCTTCTGAGCCAGTTCGGCTGCATGCAGGTGTCTGCGTCGTCCTCCTCGCACTCCCTGTCGGCCGTGGATGCGGGGCTGCCCCAGCGGGCGGGCAGCAATATCGAGCAGTATATCCACGACCTGGACACGAACTCCTTTGAACTGGATTTGCAGTTTTCTGAAGACGAGAAGAGGTTGTTGTTGGAGAAGCAGGCCAGCGGAAACCCTTG gcACCAGTttgtagaaaataatttaatactAAAAATGGGTCCAGTAGACAAGCGGAAG GGTTTATTTGCACGGCGACGACAGTTGCTGCTCACGGAAGGGCCACACTTGTATTATGTGGATCCTGTCAACAAAGTCTTGAAAGGTGAAATTCCATGGTCACAAGAACTCCGACCAGAGGCCAAGAATTTTAAAACCTTCTTTGTGCACACG CCGAACAGGACGTATTACCTGATGGACCCCAGCGGGAACGCGCACAAGTGGTGCCGAAAGATCCAGGAGGTGTGGCGGCACAGGTACCAGAGCCACCCGGACGCCGCCGTGCAGTGA
- the PDPK1 gene encoding 3-phosphoinositide-dependent protein kinase 1 isoform X3, with protein sequence MVRTQTESSTAPGVPSGGSRQGPAMDSTAAQPRASASALQHAAQPPQPRKKRPEDFKFGKILGEGSFSTVVLARELATSREYAIKILEKRHIIKENKVPYVTRERDVMSRLDHPFFVKLYFTFQDDEKLYFGLSYAKNGELLKYIRKIGSFDETCTRFYTAEMVSALEYLHGKGVIHRDLKPENILLNEDMHIQITDFGTAKVLSPESKQARANSFVGTAQYVSPELLTEKSACKSSDLWALGCIIYQLVAGLPPFRAGNEYLIFQKIIKLEYDFPEKFFPKARDLVEKLLVLDATKRLGCEEMEGYGPLKAHPFFESITWEDLHQQTPPKLTAYLPAMSEDDEDCYGNYDNLLSQFGCMQVSASSSSHSLSAVDAGLPQRAGSNIEQYIHDLDTNSFELDLQFSEDEKRLLLEKQASGNPWHQFVENNLILKMGPVDKRKGLFARRRQLLLTEGPHLYYVDPVNKVLKGEIPWSQELRPEAKNFKTFFVHTPNRTYYLMDPSGNAHKWCRKIQEVWRHRYQSHPDAAVQ encoded by the exons ATGGTGAGGACCCAGACTGAGTCCAGCACGGCCCCCGGCGTTCCCAGCGGGGGGAGCAGGCAGGGCCCCGCCATGGACAGCACCGCGGCCCAGCCCCGGGCGAGTGCCAGCGCTCTGCAGCACGCCGCGCAGCCCCCGCAGCCCCGGAAGAAACGGCCCGAGGACTTCAAGTTTGGGAAGATTCTCGGCGAAGGCTCGTTTTCAACA GTTGTCCTGGCCCGAGAACTGGCAACCTCAAGGGAATATGCTA TTAAAATTCTAGAGAAACGCCACATTATCAAAGAGAACAAAGTCCCGTATGTAACCAGAGAGCGAGACGTGATGTCGCGGCTGGATCATCCCTTCTTTGTTAAACTTTACTTCACGTTTCAGGATGATGAAAAGCTGT ATTTTGGCCTTAGTTATGCCAAAAATGGAGAACTACTTAAATACATTCGGAAAATCGGTTCGTTCGATGAGACGTGCACCCGATTTTACACGGCCGAGATGGTGTCTGCCCTGGAGTACTTGCACGGCAAGGGTGTCATTCACAG GGACCTGAaaccagaaaatattttgttaaatgaagACATGCACATCCAGATCACAGATTTTGGAACAGCGAAAGTATTATCCCCAGAGAGTAAACAAG CCAGGGCCAACTCGTTTGTGGGAACAGCCCAGTATGTCTCTCCAGAGCTGCTCACAGAGAAATCGGCCTGTAAGAG TTCAGACCTTTGGGCACTGGGATGCATCATATACCAGCTTGTGGCAGGACTGCCTCCGTTCCGAGCCGG AAATGAGTATCTTATATTTCAGAAGATCATTAAGTTGGAGTATGACTTCCCTGAAAAATTCTTTCCTAAGGCAAGAGATCTTGTGGAAAAACTTCTG GTTTTAGATGCCACAAAACGATTAGGCTGTGAAGAAATGGAGGGGTATGGCCCTCTGAAAGCCCACCCGTTCTTTGAGTCCATCACGTGGGAGGACTTGCATCAGCAGACACCCCCGAAGCTCACGGCTTACTTGCCGGCCATGTCGGAGGATGACGAGGACTGCTATGGCAAC TACGACAATCTTCTGAGCCAGTTCGGCTGCATGCAGGTGTCTGCGTCGTCCTCCTCGCACTCCCTGTCGGCCGTGGATGCGGGGCTGCCCCAGCGGGCGGGCAGCAATATCGAGCAGTATATCCACGACCTGGACACGAACTCCTTTGAACTGGATTTGCAGTTTTCTGAAGACGAGAAGAGGTTGTTGTTGGAGAAGCAGGCCAGCGGAAACCCTTG gcACCAGTttgtagaaaataatttaatactAAAAATGGGTCCAGTAGACAAGCGGAAG GGTTTATTTGCACGGCGACGACAGTTGCTGCTCACGGAAGGGCCACACTTGTATTATGTGGATCCTGTCAACAAAGTCTTGAAAGGTGAAATTCCATGGTCACAAGAACTCCGACCAGAGGCCAAGAATTTTAAAACCTTCTTTGTGCACACG CCGAACAGGACGTATTACCTGATGGACCCCAGCGGGAACGCGCACAAGTGGTGCCGAAAGATCCAGGAGGTGTGGCGGCACAGGTACCAGAGCCACCCGGACGCCGCCGTGCAGTGA